The genomic window GCCCAAAGAAAGCGGTAAGCTTGCTTTTTGTAACTTTGACTGTCGTCCGCGAGGACGACCAGTCACAGGGTGCGCGAAAGCAGCGCTTTTAGCGTTGGCACCAAGTTACAGACATGATCTTAGGTCGGTTCCCTACGTTAGATTTTTCCGTGTCATCTTGAGCGAGCATGTTGCAAAATGGAAGTTTTCAACTGCGCAGTCGAAAGATCTCCAAAAAAATTATCTTAATTGGGGATCTTTCGACTCATTGAATGCTCATGATAGTGACTTAGGCTATTTCGCTTAACTTAATGGCCGTGGTACGGGGTTACTTTTACTGAGCTTTTGATAACTTATGAATGTGCCTACTGAAAGCGACTGACACCTACACCCGCAGCCAGCAGAGCTTCCCTAACAGAAAAAACTTATCTTTCTCGCTCTTTATCGGAGAAAAACCAGACGATAAATGCGCCAACTGCAAAAATCACAAGCAGCGGCAAAAACAAATTACGCATCCCCCAAAAAAGCGCCCCAAATATAAAAGCACTCACCGTAGCCTTCATCGGCTCAGCTTCAACCAACGTTTTAAGCCGGTCTAATTGCTTTAAAATAATCTCTTGAACTTCCTGTCGCTTCATCTTGAAATCTGTGTAAAATAGCGTTGACTAAATTATGGGGTATAAATACCACGATGGCAAAAACTTACCAAGAGCTAGGCGCTTCAGCCAGTAAAGCTGGGCTTCATCAAGTTCTTAAGGCAACAAAACTAGAAACCGATCACCGCTACTTTGCGTCATTAATACCCGACCTCGCAGGCGACCCAAACTACCAAGCCTTCATCCACTGCGACGGCGCTGGCACAAAAAGCATTGTCGCTTATCTACACTACCGGGAAACTGGCGATACCTCGCTTTTTAAGAACCTCGCCTACGATGCCTTGGTCATGAATCTAGATGACGCGTTCTGCCTTGGCCCTGTCAGTGGACTTGCCTATGCAAACATGATCGGCAGAAACGCTCGCCTTGTCCCAGATAGTGCCATTCAGCAGATCCTTGAAGGCTATAAAGAACTAGTCGACTTACTAGCCAAACACGATATTAAGATCACACTTGCCGGCGGAGAAACTGCCGACTGCGGCGACACCGTGCGCACACTGATGGTCGATGGAGTGCTTGCCGGAAGAATCGAAAAAAATAAATTAATCGACACAACTCGCATCGCACCCGGAGACGTAATTATCGGCTTAGCTTCAAACGGCAAAACTACTTTCGAAGCAGAAGAAAATTCAGGAATCGGATCAAACGGACTGACTCTCGCCCGCCATAGCTTAATTAGCCGACAATATGCCGATAAATACCCAGAAATTCTCGACGCCGGGGTCACCTCAGAAAAGCGCTACTCTGGTCGTGGAGCAATCAGCGACCCACTCCCCGAGACAACACTAACTATCGCAAAAGCTCTCTCCTCACCAACGCGGACCTTTGCTTTAGCGCTGAATCAAATCTATCAATCTGACCTAGCAGAAATCCACGCTGTGATTCATACAACCGGGGGCGGCGCAACAAAAGTGCTGCGTTTTGGTCCACCCGGCGGAATGCATTTTATCAAAGATAATTTATTTCCAACTCCAGCAATCTTTGAACTGATTCAAAGTCAAGCCCAGGTCCCCTGGGAGGAAATGTATCAAGTCTTTAATATGGGCACACGCCTGGAAATTTATGCACCAGAGAGAGTTGCAGCAAGGGTGATCGGAGCAGCACAAGCATTTAAGATCAATGCACAAGTGATTGGCCGCGTTGAAAAGTCATCAACTGGCATAAATCAAGTCAGCGTTAAATCTAAATACGGTGCCTTCAACTACACACTCTCATGACCACGAACTCAAAAACTAACGCTCGTCTCGATTACAGCGACGCCACTGACGCCCTGACTGCAATTGAGACTAGTTCATCGCTCTATGAATTATTCACAAAACTGGCTGCAAAAAATACAGTAAAACCCTTCCTCGCCAAACGAGCAACCGCCAAAGCACCTTATGCTAATATTTCTTGGCAGACAGTTGACATACAAGTCAAAAACATTGCCGCATATTTACAAAGTCACGCTGCAGTTAAGCCCGGAGATAGAGTTGCCATTCTCTCTGGAACGCGACTGGAGTGGATTGTTGCCGACCTTGCCGTCTTAGCCTGCGGCGCAACTTCTGTAGCCGTCTACCCGACTCTCACAGCCGAAGGGACACATTATATTCTTGAAGACGCACAAGTCGAAGTCGTTTTTGCTGAAAACCTTGAGCAAGTCACCAAGCTCAAGTCATTCACGAGAAAACTTAGTGTAATCACCTTTGAAGAAGTAACTCCAGAGAAAGTCAGCTCGGGAAATTTGCACCTAGTCTCGCTTGAAGAAATTCCTTCGACGCTGAACCCAAACTTTAACGGCGCACACACGAGCAAAAGATCTGATTTAGCCACTTTTGTTTATACTTCAGGCACGACGGGAAATCCCAAAGGCGTAATGCAGTCTCACGAAAACCATCTAGCCATGCTTGGTGCGGTATTGCGCTCGGGATTAATTCGTCAAAGACAAACTGCCTTTTTATTTTTGCCGTTGGCGCATTCATTTGCGCGTTTAATTTATTTTGCAGTCCTTGCAGCCTCAGGAACAATCTATTTCTCCCGTGTGACAAGTAAGGAAAAGTCGCTCTTTGATGCTCGTGTTATTCTTTCCGATATCCGCGATGCAAGTCCTGAGATCTTGCCAGCAGTGCCAAGAATTTTTGAGAAAATCATGTCCACGCTGAAAAACTCCAAAGGCCTTAAACGCTTGATGCTTAACCAGGCTCTGAACTCGGGAGTCTTAGCTCCTATTGCTACGCGCTTAATCCGCCAAGGCTTATTTGGGTCGCAATTGAAATACTGTATTTCTGGCGGAGCTCCGATTAATTCCGAGGTGGTAAATTTTTTTAAAGCTCTAGGAATTAATATCCTCGAAGGCTACGGCCTAACGGAAACAACTCCGGCAATTGCAGCCAATACTCCCGACCACTGGAAGATTGGCACTGTCGGAAAACCTTTTGACTGCAATGAGGTGAAGATCGCAGCGGACGGCGAGATTATTGTGCGTGGGAAAAACATTGCACTCGGCTACTGGCAGAAGCCAGAAGAAACCGCGGAGCTGTTCCAAGCCGATGGCTGGTTTCACACTGGCGATATCGGGCTTATCGATCCTGCTGGGTTCTTAAAGATCACAGATCGTAAAAAGGAACTGATTGTTAATAGCGGCGGCAAAAAAATCGCTCCGGCACCAATTGAGGGACGTTTGAAAATCTGTCCCTTAATTTCTCAAGTTGCTCTTTTTGGTGATAATCGTCCTTATTTAGTTGCACTGATCACACTCAATCTAGGCGTAACTTTAAACCCAGAAACTGAAAAGTCGATCAAAACTGTGATTGAAAAACTCAATTCCGAATTGGCTCCGTTTGAGCAAATTAAAAGTTATCGCCTACTCACCGAAGACTTCACAGTTGAAAATTCACTTCTGACTCCGACTATGAAACTCAAGCGCAAACTAATTTTCAATCAATATCAAGCCAGCATTGATGAAATGTATCGCGGTCATTGAGCATGATTGGCAGCCGAAGTGACGTTTCTGGACAGGTAAACTAATTCAGACTATACGAAAGAGCATAAGTTTTTGAGTTACAAATATGGTTAAACCAGATCATTGGATTAGAAATTGGGCAAGCACAGGTGGCGTAACACCCTACAACCCGGAGCAGGTTAACCCGGCAAGTTATGATATCACTCTTGGGGATCATTTTATTTGCCCAACACGCGATCCTGAAGAATTTGCAACAAAAGAATTGATTTTATTTCCCAACGAAGTTGTGCTCGCCACAACTCAAGAGGTCATTAAGCTTCCGCGTGATGTTGTTGGCGATTTGAAACTGAAAAGTTCGCTCGGCCGACTTTGGCTGAATCACAGTTTGAGTGGGTGGATTGATTGTAACTTCCAAGGGCAAGTTACTCTAGAACTGCAAAATCTTGGCCCCTACCCACGACGCTTAGCGGCAGGAATGCGCGTTGCGCAGATTGTATTTTATCAAATGGAAAGCCCACCTGAACGCGCTTACGGTGAGGATGGAGTCGGTCATTATCAAGGTCAAGTAGGCACGACGCGCTCTTGGTCTGAAGGTTTTTTCCCAGCGATTACTGCCTCCAAACGCGAGCAGGGCAAGAAATAAGGTTAGCTGCGGAGAGATCTTTTGAGTTGCTTGAGGCGCTCTTCATAATCCGTTGCAAGTTCTTGATCATGGAGACTCAACCACTCCGTGACATATTGATCGTCATAGCTCGGGTGCTTTAATAAAATTGTTCTAATATCGTCCAGGTCTCTTTGACGTCCAGCAATCGTTTTATGAATAATTAAATCTTCAAGGCTAATAAATTTAACTTGAGTATTCCCAATTGTGACTGTTTTCGCCCTCGCTATCGCAATTTTTTCATACTCAGATAGGGAGCAAATAAAATCGATTCTTATACCCGAGCTAATATCTGCTACAGGCAAGACAAATGTCTGTTCCAAAAAGCTAATAGGATTTTCAACAAGAATCTTGAATCCGAGTTTTTCCACAACCGGTAGTAGTTTATCGGGCTCAAATGGCGGAAGCCCAAGCGTGATATCTATATCTTTAGTAATTCTTGGTTCACCATAAACCAATACTGCCTGTCCACCGATCACCATGTAGGGGACACTTTCAGCAGTTAATACCTTTGCAATTTTAGCGAGGAGTTGTTCGAACACTGTTAAGCGCCTTAGCTAAAGCAATGTCATCTTCAATCCCTTCTAGCGGATTCTTAAGTGGGAATACGCCCAAAGCATGGGCTAATTCGTACATGGAATTTATCAGTTGAAAATTCTGAGCAAGATCAACAGGTGTTTGAGAAATCAGGTCTCTTTCAAATTGCTCTAGCATCTGTGGATTTTTGATCATAAGTGATTGTAGCATATCGGTTAAATAACTTAAACAAATATCTCTTAGAAAATAAAGGATTACCGTGAAATACAAAATTCTAGTCATTAACGATGACGGCCC from bacterium includes these protein-coding regions:
- a CDS encoding long-chain fatty acid--CoA ligase, whose protein sequence is MTTNSKTNARLDYSDATDALTAIETSSSLYELFTKLAAKNTVKPFLAKRATAKAPYANISWQTVDIQVKNIAAYLQSHAAVKPGDRVAILSGTRLEWIVADLAVLACGATSVAVYPTLTAEGTHYILEDAQVEVVFAENLEQVTKLKSFTRKLSVITFEEVTPEKVSSGNLHLVSLEEIPSTLNPNFNGAHTSKRSDLATFVYTSGTTGNPKGVMQSHENHLAMLGAVLRSGLIRQRQTAFLFLPLAHSFARLIYFAVLAASGTIYFSRVTSKEKSLFDARVILSDIRDASPEILPAVPRIFEKIMSTLKNSKGLKRLMLNQALNSGVLAPIATRLIRQGLFGSQLKYCISGGAPINSEVVNFFKALGINILEGYGLTETTPAIAANTPDHWKIGTVGKPFDCNEVKIAADGEIIVRGKNIALGYWQKPEETAELFQADGWFHTGDIGLIDPAGFLKITDRKKELIVNSGGKKIAPAPIEGRLKICPLISQVALFGDNRPYLVALITLNLGVTLNPETEKSIKTVIEKLNSELAPFEQIKSYRLLTEDFTVENSLLTPTMKLKRKLIFNQYQASIDEMYRGH
- a CDS encoding nucleotidyltransferase, producing MFEQLLAKIAKVLTAESVPYMVIGGQAVLVYGEPRITKDIDITLGLPPFEPDKLLPVVEKLGFKILVENPISFLEQTFVLPVADISSGIRIDFICSLSEYEKIAIARAKTVTIGNTQVKFISLEDLIIHKTIAGRQRDLDDIRTILLKHPSYDDQYVTEWLSLHDQELATDYEERLKQLKRSLRS
- the dcd gene encoding dCTP deaminase, producing MVKPDHWIRNWASTGGVTPYNPEQVNPASYDITLGDHFICPTRDPEEFATKELILFPNEVVLATTQEVIKLPRDVVGDLKLKSSLGRLWLNHSLSGWIDCNFQGQVTLELQNLGPYPRRLAAGMRVAQIVFYQMESPPERAYGEDGVGHYQGQVGTTRSWSEGFFPAITASKREQGKK
- a CDS encoding phosphoribosylformylglycinamidine cyclo-ligase, with product MAKTYQELGASASKAGLHQVLKATKLETDHRYFASLIPDLAGDPNYQAFIHCDGAGTKSIVAYLHYRETGDTSLFKNLAYDALVMNLDDAFCLGPVSGLAYANMIGRNARLVPDSAIQQILEGYKELVDLLAKHDIKITLAGGETADCGDTVRTLMVDGVLAGRIEKNKLIDTTRIAPGDVIIGLASNGKTTFEAEENSGIGSNGLTLARHSLISRQYADKYPEILDAGVTSEKRYSGRGAISDPLPETTLTIAKALSSPTRTFALALNQIYQSDLAEIHAVIHTTGGGATKVLRFGPPGGMHFIKDNLFPTPAIFELIQSQAQVPWEEMYQVFNMGTRLEIYAPERVAARVIGAAQAFKINAQVIGRVEKSSTGINQVSVKSKYGAFNYTLS